The following coding sequences lie in one Sorghum bicolor cultivar BTx623 chromosome 6, Sorghum_bicolor_NCBIv3, whole genome shotgun sequence genomic window:
- the LOC8056019 gene encoding regulator of nonsense transcripts UPF2, whose product MAAELTRAGAGQWRIVVATPVAVAGGPWPRSGAGWCRRLSAAAALASRLPRVRAAAAALAGDFQRFRVLEELLKSLHRHKIEVHQGPLLSFHQYSHHVCSSPLSPRRARVADRALAASRLSPATTTATGLLKVLVDPKDEEDFDRELKAILLESLESRKLEPARPTVNMKEPMSTFKGSKDSTTEAADKGNMCDELVKSGSGGGSEVCFKVLVKRGHKQHMKQMLIPGDCPLVQSTKQQSAAELEEKQNIKRKILEYNEREEELNAASLERGNGVEGGGTDETPAGGRVTWVGPSRGGGVRQHYWVAGGFYRGYGRR is encoded by the exons ATGGCAGCGGAATTGACACGGGCGGGGGCGGGGCAGTGGCGAATCGTGGTAGCCACGCCTGTTGCCGTCGCCGGTGGCCCGTGGCCGCGGTCGGGGGCGGGGTGGTGTCGTCGCTTGTCCGCGGCCGCTGCTCTCGCCTCGCGCTTGCCCCGCGtccgtgccgccgccgccgcgctcgcTGGTGACTTCCAGAGGTTTCGGGTCCTGGAAGAACTG CTCAAGAGTTTGCATCGGCATAAAATTGAAGTCCACCAAGGCCCATTACTATCATTCCACCAGTACTCGCATCACGTCTGCAGTTCTCCGCTCTCCCCTCGCCGCGCCCGAGTAGCCGACCGAGCCCTCGCCGCTTCGCGCTTGTCGCCGGCAACCACCACCGCGACG GGTCTGTTGAAGGTGCTAGTTGACCCTAAGGATGAAGAGGACTTTGACAGGGAGCTGAAAGCCATTCTTCTGGAAAGCTTGGAGTCACGTAAGTTGGAGCCGGCCAGGCCCACCGTGAACATGAAGGAACCAATGAGTACCTTTAAGGGGTCAAAGGACTCGACTACTGAAGCAGCGGACAAAGGAAATATGTGTGATGAGTTAGTCAAATCTGGATCCGGTGGTGGTAGCGAGGTGTGTTTCAAGGTGCTTGTGAAGAGAGGGCATAAGCAGCACATGAAGCAAATGCTCATCCCAGGGGACTGCCCACTAGTGCAGAGCACCAAGCAGCAGAGTGCTGCTGAGCTCGAGGAGAAGCAGAACATCAAGCGAAAAATTCTTGAATACAACGAAAGGGAGGAAGAACTGAACGCAGCGTCGCTGGAAAGAGGGAATGGGGTTGAAGGAGGAGGAACCGACGAGACTCCTGCTGGTGGTCGTGTTACCTGGGTTGGCCCGAGCAGAGGTGGTGGTGTTCGGCAGCACTACTGGGTCGCTGGTGGATTCTACCGTGGCTATGGAAGAAGGTGA
- the LOC8056020 gene encoding cytokinin dehydrogenase 8 isoform X1: MELNRVLYMYAGTVALLLCSAVNFIQSPSDVFGPVALLEPTPSAARDFGAVVSEAPIAVMQPGSPADIARLLGALSSSSGPRVAARGAGHSLHGQAQARGGIVVETRALPRLVEVVRRGDSDGDGDGGYADVGGGALWVEVLEACLRAGLAPRSWTDYLYLTVGGTLSNGGISGQAFKHGPQISNVLQLEVVTGTPGGLAARMRHLPRAKSSLSLFFFPSPPCPFLFSAGALFLCCFVYVLLVVPSVAGTGEVVTCSPTQSPELFFAVLGGLGQFGVITRARIPLQLAPPKVRWVRAFYDSFETFTKDQELLVSMPELVDYVEGFMVLNEQSLHSSSVAFPAPVNFTPDFGSDAGSSSSNKVVYYCIEYAVHDFQQQDSAAATADHVVDLVSGKLSYLRPHAYSVEVAYWDFLNRVRVEEESLRSRGLWDVPHPWLNLFVPSHGAARFKDMLMDTVTQGDFEGPVLVYPLLTDRWDGNMSAVVPASPDGVVYVFSVLRSTDPARCGGACVEGILEQHRRVADEACRRLGAKQYLARQPSRAHWRDHFGPAAWDRFVARKARFDPMHVLGPGQGIFSWADDSASSL, from the exons ATGGAGCTCAACAGGGTGCTGTACATGTACGCCGGCACCGTGGCGCTACTGCTCTGCTCCGCGGTGAACTTCATCCAGAGCCCCTCCGACGTGTTCGGCCCCGTGGCGCTCCTGGAGCCGACACCCTCCGCGGCGCGCGACTTCGGCGCCGTGGTCTCCGAGGCTCCCATCGCGGTGATGCAGCCCGGGTCCCCCGCCGACATCGCGCGGCTCCTGGGcgcgctgtcgtcgtcgtcggggcCGAGGGTGGCGGCGCGCGGCGCGGGGCACTCGCTCCACGGGCAGGCCCAGGCGCGCGGCGGCATTGTGGTGGAGACCCGCGCCCTGCCGCGCCTCGTGGAGGTGGTGCGGCGCGGGGACAgcgacggggacggggacggcgGCTACGCGGACGTGGGCGGCGGCGCGCTGTGGGTGGAGGTGCTGGAGGCGTGCCTGAGGGCCGGGCTGGCGCCCCGGTCGTGGACGGACTACCTGTACCTGACTGTGGGCGGGACGCTGTCGAACGGCGGCATCAGCGGGCAGGCGTTCAAGCACGGCCCGCAGATCAGCAacgtgctgcagctggaggtggTCACCGGTACGCCCGGAGGCCTCGCTGCGCGCATGCGCCATCTGCCGCGCGCCAAATCATCCctgtctctctttttttttccctccCCTCCATGTCCCTTCCTTTTCTCTGCCGGGGCTTTGTTTCTTTGCTGTTTTGTTTATGTGTTGCTTGTCGTCCCGTCGGTTGCAGGCACAGGGGAGGTGGTGACATGCTCACCCACCCAGAGCCCGGAGCTTTTCTTCGCCGTTCTTGGTGGCCTCGGCCAGTTCGGTGTCATAACCAGGGCAAGGATCCCGCTGCAACTTGCTCCGCCCAAG GTGAGATGGGTGAGGGCCTTCTACGACAGCTTCGAGACGTTCACCAAGGACCAGGAGCTTCTGGTCTCAATGCCGGAGCTGGTGGACTACGTGGAGGGGTTCATGGTCCTGAACGAGCAGTCCCTCCACAGCTCCTCCGTCGCCTTCCCGGCCCCGGTCAACTTCACCCCGGACTTCGGCTCCGAcgccggcagcagcagcagcaacaaggtCGTCTACTACTGCATCGAGTACGCGGTGCATGACTTCCAACAGCAAgactccgccgccgccactgctGATCAT GTTGTGGACCTGGTCTCGGGGAAGCTGAGCTATCTGAGGCCCCACGCGTACAGCGTGGAGGTGGCCTACTGGGATTTCCTCAACAGGGTGCGGGTGGAGGAGGAGAGCCTCAGGAGCCGGGGACTCTGGGACGTGCCGCACCCCTGGCTCAACCTCTTCGTGCCCAGCCATGGCGCCGCGCGCTTCAAGGACATGCTCATGGACACCGTCACGCAGGGAGACTTCGAGGGGCCCGTCCTCGTCTACCCCCTCCTCACTGACAG GTGGGACGGCAACATGTCGGCGGTGGTTCCGGCGTCGCCGGACGGGGTGGTGTACGTCTTCAGCGTGCTCCGGTCGACGGACCCGGCGCGGTGCGGCGGCGCCTGCGTGGAGGGCATCCTGGAGCAGCACCGCCGGGTGGCCGACGAGGCCTGCCGCCGCCTCGGCGCCAAGCAGTACCTGGCCAGGCAGCCGTCGCGGGCGCACTGGCGGGATCACTTCGGGCCGGCGGCCTGGGACCGGTTCGTGGCCCGGAAGGCCCGCTTCGACCCCATGCACGTGCTTGGGCCGGGCCAGGGGATTTTCTCGTGGGCCGACGACTCCGCGAGCTCGTTGtga
- the LOC8056020 gene encoding cytokinin dehydrogenase 8 isoform X2, with amino-acid sequence MELNRVLYMYAGTVALLLCSAVNFIQSPSDVFGPVALLEPTPSAARDFGAVVSEAPIAVMQPGSPADIARLLGALSSSSGPRVAARGAGHSLHGQAQARGGIVVETRALPRLVEVVRRGDSDGDGDGGYADVGGGALWVEVLEACLRAGLAPRSWTDYLYLTVGGTLSNGGISGQAFKHGPQISNVLQLEVVTGTGEVVTCSPTQSPELFFAVLGGLGQFGVITRARIPLQLAPPKVRWVRAFYDSFETFTKDQELLVSMPELVDYVEGFMVLNEQSLHSSSVAFPAPVNFTPDFGSDAGSSSSNKVVYYCIEYAVHDFQQQDSAAATADHVVDLVSGKLSYLRPHAYSVEVAYWDFLNRVRVEEESLRSRGLWDVPHPWLNLFVPSHGAARFKDMLMDTVTQGDFEGPVLVYPLLTDRWDGNMSAVVPASPDGVVYVFSVLRSTDPARCGGACVEGILEQHRRVADEACRRLGAKQYLARQPSRAHWRDHFGPAAWDRFVARKARFDPMHVLGPGQGIFSWADDSASSL; translated from the exons ATGGAGCTCAACAGGGTGCTGTACATGTACGCCGGCACCGTGGCGCTACTGCTCTGCTCCGCGGTGAACTTCATCCAGAGCCCCTCCGACGTGTTCGGCCCCGTGGCGCTCCTGGAGCCGACACCCTCCGCGGCGCGCGACTTCGGCGCCGTGGTCTCCGAGGCTCCCATCGCGGTGATGCAGCCCGGGTCCCCCGCCGACATCGCGCGGCTCCTGGGcgcgctgtcgtcgtcgtcggggcCGAGGGTGGCGGCGCGCGGCGCGGGGCACTCGCTCCACGGGCAGGCCCAGGCGCGCGGCGGCATTGTGGTGGAGACCCGCGCCCTGCCGCGCCTCGTGGAGGTGGTGCGGCGCGGGGACAgcgacggggacggggacggcgGCTACGCGGACGTGGGCGGCGGCGCGCTGTGGGTGGAGGTGCTGGAGGCGTGCCTGAGGGCCGGGCTGGCGCCCCGGTCGTGGACGGACTACCTGTACCTGACTGTGGGCGGGACGCTGTCGAACGGCGGCATCAGCGGGCAGGCGTTCAAGCACGGCCCGCAGATCAGCAacgtgctgcagctggaggtggTCACCG GCACAGGGGAGGTGGTGACATGCTCACCCACCCAGAGCCCGGAGCTTTTCTTCGCCGTTCTTGGTGGCCTCGGCCAGTTCGGTGTCATAACCAGGGCAAGGATCCCGCTGCAACTTGCTCCGCCCAAG GTGAGATGGGTGAGGGCCTTCTACGACAGCTTCGAGACGTTCACCAAGGACCAGGAGCTTCTGGTCTCAATGCCGGAGCTGGTGGACTACGTGGAGGGGTTCATGGTCCTGAACGAGCAGTCCCTCCACAGCTCCTCCGTCGCCTTCCCGGCCCCGGTCAACTTCACCCCGGACTTCGGCTCCGAcgccggcagcagcagcagcaacaaggtCGTCTACTACTGCATCGAGTACGCGGTGCATGACTTCCAACAGCAAgactccgccgccgccactgctGATCAT GTTGTGGACCTGGTCTCGGGGAAGCTGAGCTATCTGAGGCCCCACGCGTACAGCGTGGAGGTGGCCTACTGGGATTTCCTCAACAGGGTGCGGGTGGAGGAGGAGAGCCTCAGGAGCCGGGGACTCTGGGACGTGCCGCACCCCTGGCTCAACCTCTTCGTGCCCAGCCATGGCGCCGCGCGCTTCAAGGACATGCTCATGGACACCGTCACGCAGGGAGACTTCGAGGGGCCCGTCCTCGTCTACCCCCTCCTCACTGACAG GTGGGACGGCAACATGTCGGCGGTGGTTCCGGCGTCGCCGGACGGGGTGGTGTACGTCTTCAGCGTGCTCCGGTCGACGGACCCGGCGCGGTGCGGCGGCGCCTGCGTGGAGGGCATCCTGGAGCAGCACCGCCGGGTGGCCGACGAGGCCTGCCGCCGCCTCGGCGCCAAGCAGTACCTGGCCAGGCAGCCGTCGCGGGCGCACTGGCGGGATCACTTCGGGCCGGCGGCCTGGGACCGGTTCGTGGCCCGGAAGGCCCGCTTCGACCCCATGCACGTGCTTGGGCCGGGCCAGGGGATTTTCTCGTGGGCCGACGACTCCGCGAGCTCGTTGtga
- the LOC8082845 gene encoding UDP-glycosyltransferase 73C7 yields the protein METTQLPKPHLVVIPSPITSHIIPTVDICCLLAAHGAPVTIITTPASAELVQSRVHRAGQGSSAGITVTAIPFPGAEAGLPDGCERLDHVPSVALLQKFFHATELFGEAAAQHCRRLMAPRRPTCVVAGMCNTWAHAMARELGAPCFIFYGHGAFSSLCFDYLYTHRPQEAVASLDEPFDVPVLPSFDECKFTRRQLPVFFQQSTNIKDGVLRGIREFDMAVDGIVVNSFEELERDSAARLAAATGKAVLAVGPVSLCGADSRAGTGSSDEARRCVAWLDAKKASSVLYVCFGSNGRMPPAQLMQLGLALVACPWPVLWVIKGADTLPDHVNEWLQHSTDDADGQCLVVRGWAPQVPILEHPAVGGFLTHCGWGSTLESVAAGVPMATWPFFAEQFMNEKLIVDVLGIGVSVGVTKPTENLLNGVKDGAEPEVGTEQVKRALNKLMDGGAQGEDRRSKARELKAKAKAALENGGSSYMNLEKLIQFAA from the coding sequence ATGGAGACCACCCAGCTCCCGAAGCCTCACTTGGTTGTCATCCCATCGCCAATCACCAGCCACATAATCCCCACGGTAGATATCTGCTGCCTCCTCGCGGCGCACGGCGCGCcggtcaccattatcaccacgcCCGCCAGCGCGGAGCTCGTACAGAGCCGCGTACACCGTGCCGGGCAAGGCTCCTCGGCGGGCATCACGGTCACAGCGATCCCGTTCCCGGGTGCGGAGGCGGGCCTGCCAGATGGCTGCGAGAGGCTGGACCACGTCCCGTCCGTCGCCCTCCTGCAGAAATTCTTCCACGCCACCGAGCTGTTCGGCGAGGCCGCGGCGCAGCACTGCCGGCGTCTCATGGCGCCTCGTCGGCCGACCTGCGTCGTCGCCGGGATGTGCAACACGTGGGCTCACGCCATGGCGCGCGAGCTCGGCGCGCCTTGCTTCATCTTCTACGGGCACGGTGCGTTTTCCTCGCTGTGCTTCGACTACCTGTACACGCACAGGCCGCAAGAGGCGGTGGCGTCACTGGACGAGCCCTTCGATGTTCCAGTCCTGCCGTCTTTTGATGAGTGCAAGTTCACCCGGAGGCAGTTGCCGGTGTTTTTCCAGCAGTCCACTAACATCAAGGATGGCGTTCTTCGAGGGATCCGGGAGTTCGACATGGCCGTGGACGGCATCGTCGTGAACAGCTTCGAGGAGCTGGAACGCGACTCCGCCGCGCGCCTCGCGGCGGCGACGGGCAAGGCCGTGCTCGCCGTCGGCCCCGTCTCGCTGTGCGGCGCAGACTCGCGCGCCGGCACCGGGTCGTCGGATGAGGCGAGGCGGTGCGTGGCGTGGCTGGACGCCAAGAAAGCCAGCTCCGTCCTCTACGTCTGCTTCGGCAGCAACGGGCGCATGCCACCAGCGCAGCTGATGCAGCTCGGGCTGGCACTCGTCGCATGCCCTTGGCCTGTGCTCTGGGTCATCAAGGGTGCAGACACTCTGCCCGACCACGTCAACGAGTGGCTACAGCACAGCACCGATGATGCCGACGGGCAGTGTCTTGTAGTTCGCGGGTGGGCGCCGCAGGTTCCCATCCTAGAGCACCCGGCCGTCGGTGGATTTCTGACGCACTGCGGCTGGGGCTCGACGCTGGAGAGCGTGGCTGCGGGCGTGCCCATGGCCACCTGGCCGTTCTTCGCCGAGCAGTTCATGAACGAGAAGCTGATCGTTGACGTGCTAGGGATCGGCGTGTCCGTCGGCGTGACAAAGCCCACAGAGAATTTGCTGAACGGTGTCAAAGACGGGGCGGAGCCGGAGGTGGGAACGGAACAGGTGAAGAGGGCCCTGAACAAACTCATGGATGGAGGAGCCCAAGGCGAGGATCGGAGAAGCAAGGCTCGGGAGCTGAAGGCCAAAGCCAAAGCTGCTTTGGAGAACGGGGGATCATCGTATATGAATCTGGAGAAGTTGATCCAGTTCGCCGCTTAA
- the LOC8082846 gene encoding UDP-glycosyltransferase 73D1 codes for MEVTLCPKPHFVVIPWPATSHMIPIVDIGCLLAAHGASVTIITTPASSQLVQSRVDRAGQGSAGITVTALPFPGAESGLPDGCERLDHIASVDLVPNFFDATTQFGEAVARHCRLLMATHRDRRPSCVVAGMCHTWAHGVARELGAPCFIFHGFCAFALLCCEYLNTHKPHEAVESLDELIDVPVLPPFEFKFPKRQLPIQFLPSSSIPEHRLRELREFELAVDGIVVNSFEELEHDSAARLAAATGKTVLAVGPVSLFGAPPPSLLDLSASSDDARRCMAWLDAKKAESVLYVSFGSAGRMPPAQLMQLGLALVSCPWPVLWVIKGADTLNDDVSEWLQRNTNGDGLRLPGSQCLVVRGWAPQVAILEHPAVAGFLTHCGWGSTLESVAAGVPMATWPFYAEQFLNEKLIVEVLGIGVSVGVRKPTESVLTGAIDGGGGGGKAKADVGMEQVKQVLDMLMDGGVEGEARKTKAKELKAKAKTALELGGSSYMNLEKLIQLGA; via the coding sequence ATGGAGGTGACCCTGTGCCCAAAGCCTCATTTCGTGGTCATCCCATGGCCAGCCACCAGCCACATGATTCCCATCGTGGACATCGGCTGCCTCCTCGCCGCGCACGGCGCCTCCGTCACGATCATCACCACGCCGGCCAGCTCGCAGCTCGTCCAGAGCCGCGTGGACCGCGCCGGGCAAGGCTCAGCGGGGATCACGGTCACCGCGCTCCCGTTCCCGGGCGCGGAATCCGGCCTCCCGGATGGCTGCGAGAGGCTCGACCACATCGCCTCGGTCGACCTAGTGCCAAACTTCTTCGACGCCACCACGCAGTTCGGCGAGGCCGTGGCGCGGCACTGCCGCCTCCTTATGGCGACGCACCGTGACCGCCGGCCGAGCTGCGTCGTCGCCGGGATGTGCCACACGTGGGCGCACGGCGTGGCGCGAGAGCTCGGCGCGCCTTGCTTCATCTTCCATGGCTTCTGCGCGTTCGCTCTGCTGTGCTGCGAGTATCTGAACACGCACAAACCGCACGAGGCAGTCGAGTCGCTGGACGAGCTCATTGACGTCCCCGTCCTGCCGCCTTTCGAGTTCAAGTTCCCCAAGAGGCAGCTCCCGATACAGTTCCTGCCTTCTTCCTCCATTCCGGAGCACCGACTTCGGGAGCTCCGGGAATTCGAGCTGGCCGTGGACGGCATCGTCGTGAACAGCTTCGAGGAGCTGGAACACGACTCGGCCGCGCGCCTCGCGGCGGCCACGGGCAAGACCGTGCTCGCCGTCGGCCCCGTCTCGCTGTTCGGCGCACCACCGCCTAGCCTCCTCGACTTGAGTGCCAGCTCGGATGACGCCAGACGTTGCATGGCGTGGCTGGACGCCAAGAAAGCCGAGTCCGTGCTCTACGTCAGCTTCGGCAGCGCCGGGCGCATGCCTCCAGCGCAGCTGATGCAGCTCGGGCTGGCGCTCGTGTCGTGCCCCTGGCCTGTCCTTTGGGTCATCAAGGGCGCGGACACGTTGAACGACGATGTCAGCGAGTGGCTACAGCGCAACACCAATGGTGACGGCCTCCGCCTCCCGGGGAGCCAGTGTCTTGTGGTTCGCGGGTGGGCGCCGCAGGTCGCCATTCTGGAGCACCCGGCCGTCGCCGGCTTTCTGACGCACTGCGGGTGGGGCTCGACGCTGGAGAGCGTCGCGGCGGGCGTGCCCATGGCCACCTGGCCGTTCTACGCCGAGCAGTTCCTAAACGAGAAGTTGATCGTTGAGGTGCTTGGCATCGGAGTGTCTGTCGGCGTGAGGAAGCCCACGGAGAGCGTGCTGACCGGTGCCatagacggcggcggcggcggcggcaaggcgAAGGCAGATGTGGGAATGGAACAGGTGAAACAAGTGTTGGATATGCTGATGGATGGAGGTGTGGAGGGGGAGGCAAGGAAGACGAAAGCTAAGGAGCTGAAGGCCAAAGCAAAGACTGCTTTGGAGCTTGGAGGATCGTCATATATGAATCTGGAGAAGCTGATACAGCTTGGTGCTTGA